The Arthrobacter sp. OAP107 DNA segment GGAAACTCTCGCGGGCACCCCTGCCCGGGCATAGACTCGGGCCAGCAGGCGCATTGAGCGCAGCAACCGGCAATGGGAAAGGACGCCGCCCAGCCATGACTGCCGAAGGCCTTGAATCGGAGAAGAAGTACGACGTCGACACCGGCACGGCGCTGCCCGATCTCGCCGCCATCCCCGGGGTGGGCGGCGTGGGTGAACCGCATGATGCTGAACTCGAAGCAGTCTACTTCGACACCGAGGACCTCGTCCTCGCCTCCCGCCGCATCACCCTGCGGCGCAGGAGCGGCGGAACCGATGCCGGCTGGCATGTGAAGCTGCCACCGGAACCTGCATCAGGGTCAGAGGAGGAGCCGGGGCCACGCCGGGAGGTCCACGCCCCGCTGGGCCAGGCCAACGTCGTCCCCGAGAAACTGCTGGCCTACCTGCACGCCTACCTCCGCGGATCGGATCCGGTGCCTGTAGCCCGGCTGAACACCCGGCGCACCACCCATGCACTCTACGGGGACGACGGCGTGCACCTCGCCGACTTCGCCGATGACACCGTGGACGCCGAGCTTCTTCACGGGTCAGGTGAGAAACCGGCAGGCCAGAAGCATCAGTGGCGCGAATGGGAACTCGAGCTGGTTCACGGCCAGCCGGAGGTCTTCAAGGCAGCGGCGCCGGTGCTGGCGTCGGCGGGTGCCCGGCCGTCAGGGCACGAGTCCAAGCTGCGGCGCGTGCTGGGGGAGGCGGCGCCGAAAGCCCCCGCCGCTGCAGAACCTGCAGGCGTTGCAGAACCTGCAGCCGTTGCAGAATCTGCAGGCCTTGCCGCGACTGACAGCACAGTGGGATCTTCCGGAGGGGCGAAGCAGCCCGGGGGCAGGAAACCGGGCAAGAAATGGCCGGCGTCCGCCGTCGTAAGCGAATACCTGGCCGGGCAGATCAGCGAAATCCTGGCCAACGACGCCCGGGTACGGCTGGAGGAGCCGGACGCGGTTCATGCGATGCGCTCGGCCACCCGCCGGGTGCGGTCGGCACTCGCGGTCTACCGGAAGCTGTATGGCAAGGGCGCCGTTGGCCGGCTGCGCGACGAGCTCAAGTGGCTGGGCCGGATCCTCGGCACGCCCCGCGACGCCGAAGTCATGCAGGACCGGCTACGGAAGCACGCGGCGAAGCTTCCGCGGGGTGAGGGGGCCGACGACGTGAAACAGCGGATCGAGCGGGAGCTGGGCACCAGGCTGGACGCCGCCTACCGCAAGGCGCAGGAAGTGCTCCTGACCGACCGCTACTTCCGCCTCCTCGACGACCTCGAAGACTTCCGCGACCACCCGCCCGTCCGCCCGGCCGCTTCCGCACCCGCGCGTAAGGCCGCCCGCAAGCTGGTGGGCAAGTCGGCCAAACGGCTGCGTCGCGCCCACAAGTCGGCTTTGCGGGTCAAGGACGGCGCCGGCGAAAAACCCGGCATGGAGCTCAAAGATGCCACCGCGCACGAAGCCGCGCTGCACCAGGTACGGAAGGACGCCAAACGGCTGCGGCATGCTGCCGAGACCGTGGACCCGGTCTTCGGCCGGCGGGCCGCCAAGCTGGCCAAGGCGGCGCACAAGCAGCAGACGATCCTCGGCGACCACCACGACAGCGTGATGGCGCGGATTTTCCTGGGGAAGCTCGCCGGCGGCCCCGACCTGCCGGAGCCGGTGGATGCGGCCTACGGCTCGCTCCTGAAGCGGGAACAGAAGATGGCAGCCAAGGCCGAAACCAAGTACCGCAAGGCGCACCGGAAGTCCCGGAAGGCCATCCGGCGCGGAGTGGGATAGCGGGGCGGCGGTGGACGAGCAGCCACCACGCCCGGGGGACACAGTCATCAGCCTGGCCCGGGTGGAAGCCGGCATGGTGCTGGAGGTGGGCGGCAAGGCTGCCAATCTCGGTGTGCTCCTGGCGGCAGGGTTGCCGGTCCCGCCCGGATTCTGCGTCACTACCGCCGCATACCGGCAGGTGGCGGCGGCGGCCGGAGTGGATCCTTCCGGGCCGGCGGAACAGTCGCGCAGCAGGCTGGCGTCGGCAGCCGTGCCCGCGGACACCGTCAGCGCCATCCTTGCCGCCTATGCCACCCTGGGCGAAGACGCTCCGGTGGCCGTGCGTTCCTCCGCCACCGCCGAGGATCTGCCCGAAGCCAGCTTCGCCGGCCAGCTGGACACTTACCTCAACGTCGTCGGTACTGACGCGCTGGCGGATGCAGTCCGCCGCTGCTGGGCTTCCCTGTGGACAGACCGGGCGGTGGCCTACCGCGCCGATCACGGGGTAGACCACGGCTCAGTCGGGATCGCCGTCGTTGTCCAGAAGATGGTGGACGCGCAGGTGGCCGGGGTGATGTTCACGGCGAACCCGCTGACCGGCCGGCGGAAGGAAATGGTGATCGACGCCGCGCCCGGGCTCGGCGAGGCGCTGGTAAGCGGGGCTGTGAACCCGGACCATTATCGGGTCGACGCCGCCACAGGGGAGATCCTCGAGCGCAGCCAGGGCTATAAACCTGTCCAGAGCCGGCCCGCCCCGGGCGGCGGGACCCGGCTGGTGCACCGGGAAGGCGGCGCGCGGCAGGCGTGCCTGACGGATGCGCAGGTCCGCTCGCTGGCCAGGGTCGGCGCCCGGGCGGAAGAGCTCTATGGGGAGCCGCAGGACGTGGAATGGGCCATCGATCCGGCCGGCGGGATCCTGGTGGTGCAGTCCCGTCCGATCACCACACTGTTTCCGCTGCCCGAGCCAGACAACCACGATGGCCGCACCCGCGCCTACCTGTGCGCCAGCCTGCTGCAGGGGCTGACCCGGCCGTTGACACCGATGGGCTTGGCGTCCTTCACCCTGATGAGCAACAGTTACCGGTCAGCCGGCGGAGGACCTGCCGCCTACCGTTCCACCCAGGCCGGCATGCGCATGTTTGTCGATGTCACGTCCCTGCTGCGGAGCAAGGGCGGGAGGCGCAGCCTTCGGCGGGCAATGAAGGTGGCTGATGCCAGGTCAGTGGATGTGCTGGCGTACCTGGCCGATGACCCCCGCTTTACCCTCACCAGGGCACCCAGGCTGGCGTCACTGAAAGCGGAGCTCAGGGCCTCGCCGCCCTTTGGCCTGCTTGGGAACGTCCTGCGCGCGATGGCCAACCCCGCCTCCGCGCTGGAACGGGTCAGGGAATCGGACCAGGAGATGGACCGGATGCTGGT contains these protein-coding regions:
- a CDS encoding PEP/pyruvate-binding domain-containing protein, which translates into the protein MDEQPPRPGDTVISLARVEAGMVLEVGGKAANLGVLLAAGLPVPPGFCVTTAAYRQVAAAAGVDPSGPAEQSRSRLASAAVPADTVSAILAAYATLGEDAPVAVRSSATAEDLPEASFAGQLDTYLNVVGTDALADAVRRCWASLWTDRAVAYRADHGVDHGSVGIAVVVQKMVDAQVAGVMFTANPLTGRRKEMVIDAAPGLGEALVSGAVNPDHYRVDAATGEILERSQGYKPVQSRPAPGGGTRLVHREGGARQACLTDAQVRSLARVGARAEELYGEPQDVEWAIDPAGGILVVQSRPITTLFPLPEPDNHDGRTRAYLCASLLQGLTRPLTPMGLASFTLMSNSYRSAGGGPAAYRSTQAGMRMFVDVTSLLRSKGGRRSLRRAMKVADARSVDVLAYLADDPRFTLTRAPRLASLKAELRASPPFGLLGNVLRAMANPASALERVRESDQEMDRMLVLPGPVSGARRLDFVERVLTTEITPAVMRVLPPAAAGYLWLGLARLLLGRLAQPGELQAVLRGLPHNVTTEMDLELWRTATVIRQDTDSVRALTGDDPQILAGRYFAGTLPAVCQGALSSFLARYGHRAVAEIDLGVPRWGEDPAHIINVLANYLKLADPELAPDRIFQRAAETADAKVAELAARAARSRGKLYGRIVAHGLRRARETAGMREYPKFRLITAFAILRGQLQQVGAELADAGRIAAPEDVFFLDLTEARVALRGADLRGPVAERRRSYQRELRRRRIPRLLLSDGTDVEAAMAAARAGSSANGKLQPGTLAGAPASAGTVTGKARVVLDPAGAHLEPGEILVAPSTDPGWTPLFMTAGALVMEMGGPISHGAVVAREYGIPAVVGVPDATVRIRTGDTVTVDGAAGTVVVDTSLASDGVSRASDGGLP
- a CDS encoding CYTH and CHAD domain-containing protein — encoded protein: MTAEGLESEKKYDVDTGTALPDLAAIPGVGGVGEPHDAELEAVYFDTEDLVLASRRITLRRRSGGTDAGWHVKLPPEPASGSEEEPGPRREVHAPLGQANVVPEKLLAYLHAYLRGSDPVPVARLNTRRTTHALYGDDGVHLADFADDTVDAELLHGSGEKPAGQKHQWREWELELVHGQPEVFKAAAPVLASAGARPSGHESKLRRVLGEAAPKAPAAAEPAGVAEPAAVAESAGLAATDSTVGSSGGAKQPGGRKPGKKWPASAVVSEYLAGQISEILANDARVRLEEPDAVHAMRSATRRVRSALAVYRKLYGKGAVGRLRDELKWLGRILGTPRDAEVMQDRLRKHAAKLPRGEGADDVKQRIERELGTRLDAAYRKAQEVLLTDRYFRLLDDLEDFRDHPPVRPAASAPARKAARKLVGKSAKRLRRAHKSALRVKDGAGEKPGMELKDATAHEAALHQVRKDAKRLRHAAETVDPVFGRRAAKLAKAAHKQQTILGDHHDSVMARIFLGKLAGGPDLPEPVDAAYGSLLKREQKMAAKAETKYRKAHRKSRKAIRRGVG